A genomic window from Corallincola holothuriorum includes:
- the rmf gene encoding ribosome modulation factor has protein sequence MKRQKRDRMERAHARGYQAGVIGRSREDCPYQSIEPRSQWMGGWREAVENRTAGITPK, from the coding sequence ATGAAACGGCAAAAAAGAGATCGTATGGAGCGTGCACACGCTCGTGGTTATCAAGCTGGCGTAATAGGTCGTTCAAGAGAAGACTGTCCGTACCAAAGTATTGAGCCTCGCTCTCAATGGATGGGGGGATGGAGAGAAGCGGTAGAAAACAGAACCGCAGGTATTACCCCTAAGTGA
- the fabA gene encoding 3-hydroxyacyl-[acyl-carrier-protein] dehydratase FabA codes for MQSSYSKEELLACGRGELFGPGNAQLPVPNMLMMDRIIEINADGGAFGKGQLIAELDVTPDLWFFDCHFIGDPVMPGCLGLDAMWQLVGFFLGWGGSPGRGRALGVGEVKFTGQVLPTAKKVTYKIDLKRVIRRKLVMGIGDGIVEVDGKKIYEATDLKVGLFTDTTTF; via the coding sequence ATGCAATCAAGTTACAGCAAAGAAGAACTATTAGCCTGTGGTCGTGGTGAGTTATTCGGGCCGGGCAATGCTCAATTGCCAGTGCCTAATATGCTCATGATGGATCGCATCATCGAGATAAACGCCGACGGTGGCGCATTTGGTAAGGGTCAATTGATCGCCGAGCTAGATGTAACTCCAGACCTGTGGTTCTTTGATTGCCATTTCATTGGTGATCCTGTGATGCCGGGATGTTTGGGCCTTGATGCGATGTGGCAGCTGGTTGGTTTCTTCCTCGGTTGGGGCGGCAGCCCAGGCCGTGGTCGCGCACTTGGTGTGGGCGAGGTAAAGTTCACCGGCCAAGTGTTGCCAACAGCAAAGAAAGTCACCTATAAAATCGACTTGAAGCGTGTTATCCGCCGTAAACTCGTAATGGGTATCGGTGACGGTATCGTTGAAGTTGATGGTAAGAAGATCTATGAAGCGACAGATCTTAAAGTGGGTCTTTTCACTGATACAACGACTTTCTAA
- a CDS encoding AAA family ATPase, producing MLKTPNPLPASAIGPEFLKQPLAPDTRDTSACQVDLSLGQTAAVETISIAFSDACRGQHIFFNSRGGFDDESLIADLLSQGLSAEHQLASRDWVYVPRANNPYCPRLLSLPPASAEVFCQEINQYYQALQSDAQGPSFESILAAYGDTENLRGYLAELALADTDVDMSPAVLVSHSQVNEFPLIHCYRLDERRLFGEIRYETQAGTVITNQQLLQPGLLHLANGGVLVIKAEHLIERPDIWGRLKAVILTGMLDWLPLEGQHVATAFNPEPVPLDIRLILIGDRQCLAELELQDPEFTEFFSLICDIRSVFQVDSSADHLKYRLYIKQLAKARGLLPLSDSALDSVLLWSSRQCEDNKRLLLTSRELGNLMAQACHYCHAEKSLQLDKKHIEKAIAASKKRLSLVADEHMYGIESGQVKLQLTGKQIGQINGLTVIDAAGEQFGEPARITASVHIGDGDVIDIERKADMAGNIHAKSTMILSAVVHSLFSRDTPLPLSCSLVFEQSYYHVDGDSAGLAELLALLSSFSHLPIDQSFAVTGAIDQFGQVMAVGGINEKIEGFWHVAKRMAPEQNVCVILPKANANELNLSEETIEAITNDKLKLYPVDTVEEAIALTMARPAGELDEFGDYGDESVFGRIQRRVDSIHSHEKPSIWSMLNPWK from the coding sequence TTGCTTAAAACGCCAAACCCACTGCCAGCCTCTGCCATCGGCCCAGAATTTTTAAAGCAGCCCTTAGCGCCTGACACCCGCGATACTTCAGCCTGCCAAGTCGACTTGTCGCTCGGTCAGACAGCAGCCGTCGAAACTATTTCCATCGCCTTCTCCGACGCGTGCCGCGGCCAACACATATTCTTTAATTCCCGTGGCGGCTTTGACGACGAATCTTTAATAGCTGATCTTTTGTCACAAGGCTTATCTGCAGAGCACCAATTGGCTAGCCGAGACTGGGTTTACGTACCAAGAGCAAACAATCCTTATTGCCCACGTTTACTTTCGCTACCTCCTGCATCTGCAGAAGTTTTTTGCCAAGAGATTAATCAGTACTATCAAGCGTTGCAATCAGATGCTCAAGGCCCATCGTTTGAGTCGATTCTTGCAGCCTACGGTGATACTGAAAATTTAAGGGGTTATCTCGCTGAATTGGCCTTGGCTGATACTGATGTGGATATGAGCCCTGCGGTATTAGTGAGTCATAGCCAAGTCAATGAGTTTCCTTTAATACATTGCTATCGCTTGGATGAGCGCCGCTTGTTTGGTGAGATCCGCTACGAAACACAAGCCGGCACTGTCATTACCAATCAGCAACTATTGCAACCCGGGCTATTACACCTGGCCAATGGTGGTGTTTTGGTTATAAAAGCTGAACATCTCATTGAGCGTCCTGATATCTGGGGACGCCTAAAAGCGGTTATTTTGACGGGGATGCTCGATTGGTTGCCACTTGAAGGTCAACACGTTGCCACAGCATTTAACCCTGAACCCGTGCCATTAGATATTCGCTTGATCCTTATAGGTGATCGTCAATGTTTAGCCGAATTAGAACTTCAAGATCCTGAATTCACTGAGTTTTTCTCACTTATCTGCGATATAAGAAGTGTTTTTCAAGTAGATAGCTCCGCTGACCATCTAAAATACCGGCTGTATATCAAACAGTTAGCCAAAGCACGAGGTTTACTGCCGCTGTCCGACTCGGCGCTGGATTCAGTGTTACTTTGGTCGTCTCGACAATGTGAAGATAACAAACGGCTGTTACTCACCAGCAGAGAGCTGGGTAATTTGATGGCACAAGCCTGTCATTACTGTCATGCCGAAAAATCGTTGCAGCTGGATAAGAAGCACATAGAGAAAGCGATCGCTGCTTCTAAGAAAAGACTGAGCCTTGTTGCTGATGAACATATGTATGGCATTGAGTCCGGTCAGGTGAAATTGCAACTGACCGGTAAACAGATAGGCCAAATTAATGGTTTGACCGTGATTGATGCTGCAGGTGAACAGTTTGGAGAGCCAGCTCGGATCACGGCCTCCGTTCATATCGGCGATGGTGATGTCATCGATATCGAGCGTAAAGCTGACATGGCTGGCAATATTCACGCTAAAAGCACCATGATTTTAAGTGCTGTTGTGCATAGCTTGTTTTCAAGGGATACACCTTTACCCCTGTCCTGCAGTTTAGTGTTTGAGCAGAGCTATTATCACGTAGACGGTGACAGCGCAGGGCTAGCAGAGTTACTCGCCCTGCTCTCTTCGTTCAGCCACCTGCCGATCGACCAAAGTTTTGCGGTGACAGGTGCGATCGATCAGTTCGGTCAGGTCATGGCGGTCGGCGGTATAAACGAAAAAATTGAAGGTTTTTGGCATGTGGCAAAACGTATGGCACCAGAGCAAAATGTCTGTGTGATCCTACCGAAAGCGAATGCTAACGAATTAAACTTGTCAGAAGAAACAATTGAAGCGATCACCAATGATAAGTTGAAACTATATCCCGTTGATACAGTGGAAGAAGCGATCGCGTTAACGATGGCAAGGCCTGCCGGTGAACTAGATGAATTCGGTGACTATGGCGATGAATCGGTATTCGGTCGTATTCAACGGCGAGTTGACAGTATTCATAGCCACGAAAAACCATCGATTTGGTCTATGTTAAACCCATGGAAGTAA